One genomic region from Neisseria weaveri encodes:
- the ruvX gene encoding Holliday junction resolvase RuvX: MLEPLKGTTLAFDFGEARIGVAQGDGELGITHPLATVSGEGNDVKFEAIAKLIKEWQPVQLVVGLPVHADGAEHELTRLSRKFGRRLNGRFGLPVFWVDERMSSLYAESLLAEAQVFGRKQKQVLDQVAAQAILQGFFDGGAAEFFDGKQEK, from the coding sequence ATGCTTGAGCCGTTGAAAGGAACAACGCTGGCATTTGATTTCGGCGAAGCGCGTATCGGCGTGGCGCAGGGAGACGGCGAATTGGGGATTACCCACCCGTTGGCGACGGTTTCAGGTGAAGGTAATGACGTCAAGTTTGAAGCGATTGCCAAGCTGATTAAGGAATGGCAGCCGGTACAGCTGGTGGTCGGCCTGCCGGTTCATGCCGACGGAGCGGAACATGAGCTGACGCGCTTGAGCAGAAAGTTCGGTCGGCGTTTAAACGGGCGTTTCGGTTTGCCCGTGTTTTGGGTGGACGAGCGGATGTCGTCGCTGTACGCGGAAAGCTTGTTGGCCGAGGCGCAGGTGTTCGGAAGGAAGCAGAAGCAGGTGCTTGACCAAGTGGCGGCACAGGCGATTTTGCAGGGCTTTTTTGACGGCGGTGCCGCAGAATTTTTTG
- a CDS encoding YqgE/AlgH family protein produces MDLTNHLLLAMPDVDDPFFEKSVVYICEHNADGAVGLVINKPSPLKMGVVFGAVDVNLPERFEDDPVMIGGPVQLDRGYVLHRPVGNWQSSLVVNDNTALTTSRDIIESLANGETVDKAMISIGYASWTAGQLERELGENTWLTVPADEYIVFDLPYAKKYGAALAKLGVGSESLMREAGHA; encoded by the coding sequence ATGGATTTGACAAACCATTTATTGCTGGCCATGCCTGATGTAGACGATCCTTTTTTCGAGAAAAGCGTAGTTTATATTTGCGAGCATAATGCCGACGGTGCAGTCGGCCTTGTGATCAATAAGCCGTCGCCTTTGAAAATGGGTGTGGTGTTCGGTGCGGTAGATGTGAACCTGCCGGAGCGGTTTGAAGATGATCCGGTGATGATAGGCGGTCCGGTTCAGCTCGACAGAGGATATGTTTTACACCGTCCCGTCGGCAATTGGCAAAGCAGCTTGGTGGTAAACGACAATACGGCTTTGACGACTTCGCGCGACATCATCGAGAGTTTGGCCAACGGAGAAACGGTGGACAAAGCCATGATCAGTATCGGCTATGCCAGCTGGACCGCAGGGCAGCTGGAGCGCGAATTGGGCGAAAATACCTGGCTGACCGTGCCGGCGGACGAATACATTGTGTTTGATTTGCCGTATGCCAAGAAATACGGTGCGGCGTTGGCGAAACTGGGCGTCGGCTCGGAAAGCCTGATGCGTGAGGCAGGCCATGCTTGA
- a CDS encoding murein hydrolase activator EnvC family protein, translated as MIPLKPLLITLLLGLAHTAAANPGNSAEISDDLKEIKQAIQSAQNDLQQKQSAQKSTRANLNRTQSALKQAKQELDNINRRQRDAWAKLQKLQNELGRLKTETAATKAQIARLLAGNYKNRQPNAVMLFLKNAEPGQKNRYLEYSRHINAANEKVINSLIQQQEELDRQEKAIDAELARLNQIKQQKQAALKKLGQANSSALAESNRLSAQIDKQTRQLANLRENEQKLNRLLAEIARKNEEKRKKAAIERKKAAEARLAAAKAQKESGKKTNKNEARKQDKPTKQTATAQRRPKSTLTAEDMALQAPSADTQNRNSFGNMQGRLKRPVGGSITGRFGQPRPSGGTWRGTFFSTAPTGVRSIADGNVAYTTHLGGYGNVVIIDHGDTYMSVYAGLNSINVSNGSRVKAGQTLGTSGSLPGGEQGLYLEIRYRNQALNPLSWIL; from the coding sequence ATGATACCTTTAAAGCCACTGCTGATAACCCTCCTGCTCGGCCTCGCCCATACCGCGGCCGCCAATCCCGGCAATTCAGCCGAAATTTCCGACGACTTGAAGGAAATCAAACAAGCCATCCAATCCGCACAAAACGATCTGCAGCAAAAACAAAGCGCGCAGAAAAGCACGCGCGCCAACCTCAACCGTACACAATCCGCCCTCAAGCAGGCAAAACAAGAACTCGACAATATCAACCGCCGCCAACGCGACGCTTGGGCCAAACTGCAAAAACTGCAAAACGAATTAGGCCGTCTGAAAACCGAAACCGCCGCCACCAAAGCCCAAATCGCACGCTTATTGGCAGGCAACTATAAAAACCGCCAACCCAACGCCGTTATGCTGTTTTTAAAAAATGCCGAGCCCGGACAAAAAAACCGCTATCTCGAATACAGCCGCCACATCAACGCGGCCAATGAAAAAGTCATCAACAGCCTGATTCAGCAGCAAGAAGAGCTGGACAGACAGGAAAAAGCCATTGATGCCGAACTAGCGCGCCTCAACCAAATCAAACAACAAAAACAAGCGGCCTTGAAAAAACTCGGTCAAGCCAATTCGTCAGCCTTAGCCGAAAGCAACCGTCTTTCCGCACAAATCGACAAACAAACGCGCCAGCTTGCCAACCTGCGCGAAAACGAACAAAAACTAAACCGCCTACTGGCTGAAATTGCCCGCAAAAACGAAGAAAAACGCAAAAAAGCCGCCATCGAACGTAAAAAAGCAGCGGAAGCCCGCCTGGCCGCAGCCAAAGCACAAAAAGAATCCGGCAAAAAAACCAACAAAAACGAAGCCCGTAAACAAGACAAACCCACCAAACAGACCGCCACGGCACAACGCCGTCCGAAATCCACACTGACCGCCGAAGACATGGCCCTGCAAGCACCTTCTGCCGACACCCAAAACAGAAACAGTTTCGGCAATATGCAAGGCCGTCTGAAACGTCCGGTCGGCGGCAGCATTACCGGCAGGTTCGGCCAACCCCGCCCAAGCGGCGGCACTTGGCGCGGCACATTCTTTTCTACCGCGCCCACCGGCGTACGCAGCATCGCAGACGGCAACGTTGCCTACACCACCCATTTGGGCGGCTACGGCAACGTGGTCATCATTGATCACGGCGATACTTACATGAGCGTTTACGCAGGGCTGAACAGCATCAACGTCAGCAACGGCAGCCGCGTCAAAGCCGGCCAAACACTCGGCACCAGCGGCAGCCTGCCCGGCGGCGAACAAGGCCTGTATCTCGAAATCCGTTACCGCAACCAAGCACTCAACCCCTTGTCTTGGATACTGTAA